Proteins encoded within one genomic window of Pongo pygmaeus isolate AG05252 chromosome 4, NHGRI_mPonPyg2-v2.0_pri, whole genome shotgun sequence:
- the ZBED3 gene encoding zinc finger BED domain-containing protein 3 has translation MRSGEPACTMDEARRLDDAAARGGQCPGLEQAPTPPGRLGAPYSEAWGYFHLAPGRPGHPSGHWATCRLCGEQVGRGPGFHAGTSALWRHLRSAHRRELESSSARRSPPAAPCPPPPGPAAAPEGDWARLLEQMGALAVRGSRRERELERREAAVEQGERALERRRRALQEEERAAAQARRELQAEREALQARLREVSRREGALGWAPAAPPLKDDPEGDRDGCVITKVLL, from the coding sequence ATGAGGAGCGGCGAGCCGGCCTGCACCATGGACGAGGCCCGCAGGCTGGACGACGCGGCGGCGCGGGGCGGTCAGTGTCCGGGACTGGAGCAGGCGCCGACGCCTCCCGGCCGCCTGGGGGCGCCGTACTCCGAGGCCTGGGGCTACTTCCACCTGGCGCCGGGGCGCCCCGGGCATCCGTCGGGCCACTGGGCCACCTGCCGTCTGTGCGGGGAGCAGGTGGGCCGCGGCCCGGGCTTCCACGCGGGGACCTCGGCGTTGTGGAGGCACCTGAGGAGCGCGCACCGGCGAGAGCTGGAGAGCAGCAGCGCCCGGCGCTCCCCACCTGCCGCGCCCTGCCCGCCGCCGCCTGGCCCCGCTGCGGCCCCTGAGGGCGACTGGGCGCGCCTGCTGGAACAGATGGGCGCGCTGGCCGTGCGCGGCAGCCGGCGGGAGCGAGAGCTGGAGCGGCGTGAGGCGGCCGTGGAGCAGGGCGAGCGCGCCCTGGAGCGGAGGCGGAGGGCGCTGCAGGAGGAGGAGCGCGCCGCGGCCCAGGCGCGCCGGGAGCTGCAGGCCGAGCGGGAGGCGCTGCAGGCGCGGCTGCGGGAGGTGAGCCGCCGTGAGGGCGCCCTGGGCTGGGCCCCTGCTGCGCCACCGCTCAAGGACGACCCCGAGGGTGACAGGGACGGCTGCGTCATCACAAAGGTCCTCCTGTAG